A single window of Salvia splendens isolate huo1 chromosome 6, SspV2, whole genome shotgun sequence DNA harbors:
- the LOC121808247 gene encoding pre-mRNA-processing protein 40C-like — MIPPTSSLPSNTGTFSSGAAGQDMAHPGPPFFIPEGNSSHAGNYTFNGNVLPKQTDQSQTTNARAIGTAEMGATTPASAVIQSASQPLPNASPAAHFAPYSFSNMNSWMPAPATFQVPTRMAKAPATPAPPGMASNILSPSSSTIHASSQDSIGLRTFMPGAPVLPNPPIQHNAAAMYPSAPPQAGPPGPWLSHQQISGFARPSFSPYGAAVPGPYPMAIRSTPPLSVSYPDIQPPGVSPAVSAMGAPAASFSAGNQSSHGSGQAELPPGIETNDETPSNEKLDAWTAHRTESGIVYYYNALTRESTYEKPSGFKGESDRATSQPTPVSWEKLSGTDWTLVTTNDGKKYYYNTIHKVSSWQIPSEITELRKKHDADALQVSSVSVTNTNIITEKGSDLVSLSTPAANTGGRDAIAVRSSGASASSSALDLIKKKLQDSGIPDSSSSPSVSGSVAVELNGSKPMEATMKNIQNDNKDKNGDGELSNSSSDSEDEDGGPTMEDCLLQFKEMLKERGVAPFSKWEKELPKIVFDPRFKAIPDQSARRALFEHYVRTRAEEERKEKRAAQKAALEGFKQLLEEAKEDIDQNTDYQTFKRRWGEDPRFLALDRKEREHLLNERVLLLKRSAQEKAQAQRAVTTSNFKSLLKDSEDITSTSRWSKVKDSLRSDPRYKSVKHEDREKLFNEYVAELKAAVEETAQKAKAKQDEEDKLKERERALRKRKEREEQEVERVRQKARRKEAVESYQALLVETIKDPQASWSESKLKLEKDPQGRAAHPHLDKSDLEKLFREHIKSLHERCAQDFRALLVDVITSEGASQETEDGKTILTSWSTAKLLLKSDPRYNKMPRKEREALWRRHADEILRKQKKDQDQVDKPADGKSKASMDSGKHPWRTNDRR, encoded by the exons ATGATACCTCCTACTTCGTCACTCCCATCAAATACTGGTACATTTTCATCTGGAGCAGCAGGCCAGGACATGGCCCATCCAGGCCCTCCATTTTTTATTCCTGAAGGAAATTCATCACATGCTGGAAATTATACTTTCAATGGAAATGTACTACCAAAGCAGACTGATCAATCACAAACAACC AATGCAAGAGCTATTGGTACTGCAGAAATGGGAGCAACTACTCCTGCGTCAGCAGTTATACAGTCTGCTTCTCAGCCTCTCCCTAATGCCAGTCCTGCTGCACATTTTGCACCCTACAGTTTTAGCAATATGAATTCATGGATGCCTGCTCCAGCAACATTTCAAGTGCCCACAAGGATGGCTAAAGCTCCTGCTACCCCTGCCCCCCCTGGAATGGCTTCTAACATACTTTCTCCCTCAAGTTCAACCATTCATGCTTCGTCTCAGGATTCCATTGGATTAAGAACGTTCATGCCTGGTGCTCCTGTTCTCCCCAACCCTCCCATTCAGCATAATGCAGCTGCTATGTACCCATCTGCTCCTCCTCAGGCTGGTCCTCCTGGACCATGGCTGTCTCATCAGCAGATCAGTGGCTTTGCTAGACCATCTTTTTCACCTTATGGTGCTGCTGTTCCTGGGCCATATCCAATGGCGATACGTAGCACACCCCCACTATCTGTTTCATATCCTGATATCCAACCTCCTGGAGTTTCACCTGCAGTATCTGCAATGGGGGCTCCTGCAGCCTCCTTTTCTGCTGGTAACCAGTCATCCCATGGTTCTGGACAGGCAGAGTTACCTCCTGGAATTG AAACTAATGATGAAACTCCTAGTAACGAAAAACTGGATGCCTGGACAGCCCACAGGACAGAGTCTGGGATTGTGTACTATTATAATGCATTGACGAGGGAGTCTACATATGAGAAACCTTCAGGTTTTAAAGGAGAG TCGGATAGAGCAACTTCCCAGCCAACTCCTGTTTCATG GGAGAAATTATCTGGTACTGATTGGACACTtgtcaccactaatgatgggaaaaaatattactacaacACCATACATAAG GTAAGTAGCTGGCAAATACCTAGTGAGATAACTGAGTTGAGAAAGAAGCATGATGCTGATGCTTTGCAAGTTTCATCAGTGTCAGTGACCAATACTAATATTATAACTGAAAAAGGATCTGATCTTGTTAGTTTAAGCACACCTGCTGCTAACACAGGCGGTCGTGATGCCATAGCAGTTAGATCTTCAGGTGCATCTGCCTCATCTTCTGCACTGGATCTCATAAAAAAGAAGTTGCAAGATTCTGGAATTCCCGATTCTAGTTCCTCCCCATCTGTGTCTGGTTCAGTTGCAGTAGAACTTAATGGCTCAAAACCAATGGAGGCAACTATGAAAAATATCCAAAATGATAATAAGGATAAGAACGGGGATGGTGAATTATCCAATTCTTCTTCCGATTCTGAGGATGAAGATGGAGGCCCGACCATGGAGGACTGTCTCCTCCAGTTCAAG GAGATGCTTAAGGAAAGGGGAGTGGCACCATTCTCAAAATGGGAGAAAGAACTTCCTAAAATAGTTTTTGATCCGCGCTTTAAG GCCATTCCAGACCAAAGTGCACGAAGAGCTCTCTTTGAGCACTATGTCCGAACTCGTGCTGAAGAGGAACGGAAGGAAAAACGAGCAGCTCAGAAGGCTGCTTTGGAGGGTTTCAAGCAGTTACTGGAAGAAGCAAAGGAG GACATTGATCAGAATACTGATTATCAAACATTTAAGAGGAGATGGGGTGAAGATCCACGATTTCTGGCCTTGGACAGGAAAGAGAGGGAACATTTGTTAAATGAAAG GGTGTTACTTCTGAAAAGGAGTGCTCAAGAAAAAGCTCAAGCACAGCGTGCTGTAACGACATCTAATTTCAAGTCGCTGCTTAAGGATAGCGAAGACATTACGTCTACTTCCAGGTGGTCAAAG GTGAAGGATAGCTTAAGAAGTGATCCCCGATACAAGTCAGTCAAGCATGAAGACAGGGAGAAGTTATTCAATGAATACGTAGCAGAACTAAAGGCTGCTGTAGAAGAGACTGCTCAGAAGGCGAAGGCAAAACAAGACGAGGAG GATAAActaaaggagagagagagagctttgAGAAAACGAAAAGAAAGAGAAGAGCAAGAAGTTGAGAGAGTGAGGCAGAAAGCTCGCAGGAAGGAAGCTGTTGAATCATATCAAGCTCTATTGGTGGAAACAATAAAAGATCCTCAG GCATCTTGGTCAGAATCAAAGCTGAAGTTGGAGAAGGATCCTCAAGGACGTGCTGCCCACCCACATCTCGATAAATCTGATTTAGAGAAACTTTTCCGTGAACACATTAAGTCCTTGCATGAG AGGTGTGCACAGGACTTCAGGGCTCTGTTGGTAGACGTCATAACTTCAGAAGGTGCATCTCAAGAAACAGAAGATGGTAAAACCATTTTAACATCTTGGTCGACAGCAAAACTACTCTTGAAGAGTGATCCGAGATATAACAAAATGCCGAGGAAAGAGAGAGAAGCCTTGTGGCGACGACATGCTGATGAGATCCTGCGGAAGCAAAAGAAAGATCAAGATCAAGTAGACAAACCTGCTGATGGAAAAAGTAAAGCTAGCATGGATTCCGGCAAGCATCCTTGGAGAACCAATGACAGAAGATAG
- the LOC121808248 gene encoding uncharacterized protein LOC121808248, which produces MKKESRGGKSEMSFNKNPLRPFGQRSITSTPLFRASNRSNGCEQNAGIKAPTAKGSRISLSDFLNRKLHRSSVLPTSVEGTEIPSSSPSTDVKGEREKSEGREGKGKSPIKGALDINILKNIKNESSNDSEVLAQPMK; this is translated from the exons ATGAAGAAAGAATCGAGAGGTGGAAAATCAGAGATGAGTTTTAACAAGAATCCTCTTAGGCCATTTGGGCAACGCTCCATCACCTCTACTCCTCTCTTCCGCGCTTCCAATCG GTCGAATGGTTGTGAGCAAAATGCGGGAATCAAAGCTCCGACAGCAAAGGGTTCGCGCATCTCGCTCTCCGATTTCCTGAACAGGAAGCTGCACCGGAGTTCTGTGCTACCAACATCAGTTGAG GGGACAGAGATACCATCTTCATCTCCGTCAACGGATGTAaaaggagaaagagagaaaagtgAAGGAAGAGAAGGAAAGGGGAAGTCTCCAATTAAGGGTGCTCTTGATATCAATATTTTAAAGAACATTAAGAACGAGAGCAGTAATGATTCAGAAGTACTTGCTCAGCCAATGAAATAG